In the genome of Desulfitobacterium chlororespirans DSM 11544, one region contains:
- a CDS encoding glycosyltransferase family 4 protein, producing MRILLLTQYFPPEKGAAQVRLWELAKGLHHQGHEVTVVTAFPNHPTGIIPEEYQGKRFMQEEMAGVKVLRTWIYPVKRGRFWLRLLNYFSFVFSSLYGIARSGQHDLIIVESPPLFIGFSAIFASWLKKAPYIFNVSDLWPESAVQLGLVTNKTIIRATEWLEGYFYKKAYKLSAQTQGIVTGLKRKNVPPEDILFLPNGVDTELFQPRPKDRDLEESLGLAGKTVILYAGTMGYAHGIETALETADILRNDEELFFLFVGDGSERPRLEEIAREKKLPNVRFIDFQPLEVIPRYYSLSSINLSTLRRYKLSEGVRPSKVFPALASGQPLIYVGEGEGAEIVKESGGGVVLEPENPELLARTILELKRDPEGCRAMAEQGRAYVIEHYSWNSLIRNWLKQLDSSKEAY from the coding sequence ATGCGTATTCTGCTGCTAACTCAATACTTCCCACCGGAAAAAGGAGCTGCCCAGGTCCGCCTTTGGGAGCTGGCCAAAGGCTTGCATCATCAAGGCCATGAGGTTACCGTCGTCACTGCCTTCCCTAATCATCCCACCGGAATCATCCCTGAGGAATACCAGGGGAAGCGGTTTATGCAGGAAGAGATGGCAGGGGTCAAAGTACTGCGGACCTGGATCTACCCTGTAAAGAGAGGCCGGTTCTGGCTGCGCCTGCTTAATTATTTTTCCTTTGTCTTTTCTTCTCTCTACGGTATTGCCCGTTCCGGCCAACATGATTTGATCATTGTGGAGTCCCCGCCCCTTTTTATTGGCTTCTCCGCCATCTTTGCCTCCTGGCTGAAAAAGGCTCCTTATATTTTCAATGTCTCTGATCTTTGGCCGGAATCTGCTGTGCAGCTGGGGCTGGTCACCAACAAAACCATCATCCGGGCCACCGAATGGTTGGAGGGATATTTCTACAAAAAAGCGTATAAGCTATCTGCACAAACCCAAGGCATCGTAACGGGGCTGAAACGCAAAAACGTTCCCCCGGAGGATATCCTCTTTCTCCCCAATGGCGTGGATACGGAGCTTTTTCAACCACGGCCAAAGGATCGGGACCTGGAAGAAAGTCTGGGGCTTGCAGGCAAAACCGTGATCCTCTATGCGGGAACTATGGGTTACGCCCACGGTATAGAAACCGCTTTGGAAACAGCAGATATCTTACGAAATGACGAGGAGCTCTTCTTTCTTTTCGTGGGAGACGGCTCCGAGCGTCCCAGGCTGGAGGAGATAGCCCGGGAGAAAAAGCTGCCTAATGTGCGTTTTATCGATTTTCAGCCCTTAGAGGTTATCCCCCGCTATTACTCCCTCAGCAGCATTAATCTCTCCACCTTGAGGCGGTACAAGCTCTCTGAAGGGGTACGTCCTTCAAAGGTCTTTCCCGCTCTGGCCAGTGGTCAGCCCCTCATCTATGTGGGTGAGGGAGAAGGCGCCGAGATCGTTAAAGAAAGCGGCGGCGGCGTGGTTCTGGAACCCGAGAATCCGGAGCTTCTGGCCCGCACCATCCTGGAGCTGAAAAGGGATCCCGAAGGATGCCGGGCGATGGCTGAGCAAGGGCGGGCTTATGTGATAGAACATTATTCCTGGAACAGCCTCATTCGCAATTGGCTGAAGCAGCTGGACTCAAGTAAGGAGGCATACTGA
- a CDS encoding sugar transferase, whose amino-acid sequence MGFKRLLDLIIAIPLLIFISPLWLFIVAWIKVDSPGPAIFRQQRVGLKGEPFTIYKFRTMVPDADRVMKAKIEQLKKEGKFNADEFVFQEKDDPRITGSGRFLRKTSLDELPQLLNIVNGTMSLVGPRPEVPEIVEQYTPEQRQRLNMPPGVTGLAQINGRSALTLTETLKYDVQYVKDWSPGSDIKILWKTIFVVLLGKDAY is encoded by the coding sequence ATGGGCTTTAAACGCCTTTTGGACCTCATCATAGCCATACCGTTGCTTATATTTATCTCGCCCCTTTGGCTTTTCATTGTGGCCTGGATTAAAGTGGATTCACCGGGCCCGGCTATTTTTCGCCAGCAGCGGGTGGGCCTTAAGGGAGAACCTTTTACCATTTATAAATTCCGCACCATGGTACCGGATGCGGATCGAGTGATGAAAGCCAAGATCGAGCAACTGAAAAAAGAAGGCAAATTCAATGCGGATGAATTCGTCTTCCAGGAAAAAGATGATCCCAGGATTACGGGAAGCGGCCGCTTTTTACGCAAAACCAGCCTTGATGAACTTCCCCAGCTCCTCAATATCGTCAATGGAACCATGAGCTTGGTCGGACCTCGTCCTGAGGTGCCGGAGATTGTGGAGCAATACACCCCTGAACAACGCCAAAGGCTGAATATGCCTCCCGGCGTCACCGGCCTGGCCCAGATCAATGGCCGCAGCGCCTTGACTTTGACCGAGACCTTAAAGTATGATGTTCAGTACGTGAAGGACTGGTCCCCGGGGTCAGATATTAAGATTCTCTGGAAAACTATTTTTGTCGTGCTCCTGGGGAAAGATGCGTATTAA
- a CDS encoding O-antigen ligase family protein, with protein sequence MIQWTVLLLTLLALGILIVKKPLWLIPLLGAAVALEISSTWYPDLGILEKVLGEVSLTRFTSISIVLAACLRVFFEVEIRARLIAFFKDPVTLILLLYIAYGALSLVYSADMGNTVKEILRLLVLFAVFLSIALLLDQDSILLPFHGIHLAALALLPLALYEGISGNLIWQGENLLKEHTLRVNATFVDPNIYARFLILGIVANFVIQIFTHNRRIKLIYWACLPLLLIQLLLTGSRGGILTLGMVLVLALFFLPNKKNTLYFLGACALGAVVLLLIRPEIWERMLLFTQDLEVSSPQRLYLWQAGIAIFTDHPWLGTGLGSFQTVFLQDYIHLKNIPDGATLSHTTILTIASELGVLGLLVLTALWVAILGRLYTLYNLNRAHLSVFSETNEKYSVAAGYFLWAMTVFISSQGEGRFFEDPVLWLSCAGLVFLRLRQESYRYSVSE encoded by the coding sequence ATGATTCAGTGGACAGTATTGCTGTTAACCCTCCTCGCTCTTGGTATTCTCATTGTGAAAAAGCCCCTTTGGCTGATTCCCTTGCTGGGGGCCGCCGTGGCCTTGGAGATCTCCAGCACCTGGTATCCGGATCTTGGTATCCTGGAAAAGGTCTTGGGGGAAGTTTCTCTGACACGCTTTACCAGTATCAGCATTGTTCTGGCGGCTTGTTTACGCGTGTTTTTCGAAGTGGAGATACGGGCCAGGCTTATTGCCTTCTTCAAGGACCCGGTAACCTTGATTCTATTGCTTTATATCGCCTATGGGGCTTTAAGCTTAGTATATTCAGCAGATATGGGCAATACTGTAAAGGAAATCCTGCGCCTCCTGGTGCTTTTTGCCGTGTTTCTCTCGATTGCCCTGCTTCTGGATCAGGACTCCATTCTTCTGCCTTTCCATGGGATTCATCTCGCTGCCTTGGCCCTGCTGCCGCTGGCTCTTTATGAAGGAATCTCCGGAAATCTGATCTGGCAGGGTGAGAACCTTTTAAAAGAACATACTTTACGGGTTAACGCCACTTTTGTCGACCCCAATATTTATGCCCGTTTTCTCATTTTAGGCATTGTGGCTAACTTCGTCATCCAGATCTTTACTCACAACCGGCGGATTAAGCTTATTTATTGGGCATGCCTGCCTCTTTTACTGATCCAGCTGCTTTTGACAGGTTCCCGGGGAGGTATCCTGACCTTAGGGATGGTGCTGGTGCTGGCATTATTCTTCCTGCCCAATAAAAAGAACACCCTTTACTTTTTAGGTGCCTGTGCCCTGGGTGCGGTCGTGCTGCTCTTGATTCGTCCTGAAATCTGGGAACGGATGCTTTTGTTCACTCAGGATCTGGAGGTGTCCAGCCCGCAACGCTTATACCTCTGGCAAGCCGGGATTGCCATTTTTACGGATCACCCCTGGCTCGGCACAGGTTTAGGCAGTTTCCAGACGGTCTTTCTCCAGGATTACATCCATCTGAAAAATATTCCCGACGGAGCGACCTTATCCCATACCACCATCCTGACCATTGCCTCTGAACTGGGAGTATTAGGGCTTCTGGTCTTAACTGCACTATGGGTGGCTATCTTGGGCCGTCTCTATACCTTATACAACCTAAATCGAGCCCACCTCAGCGTCTTCAGTGAAACCAATGAAAAATACTCCGTGGCCGCCGGCTACTTCCTCTGGGCTATGACCGTGTTCATCAGCTCCCAGGGGGAAGGCCGCTTCTTTGAGGATCCCGTCCTCTGGCTCAGCTGCGCGGGACTGGTCTTCCTGCGCCTACGGCAGGAAAGCTATCGGTACAGCGTAAGTGAATAA
- a CDS encoding nucleotidyltransferase domain-containing protein, with product MVKIPESVQDIIESYVQKIGKQIPIEKAILFGSYAKGNYDDESDIDIAIFSDYFVNLEGIDAFKLLFMPTLSYDKDLQPLAFTMNDYKGSLGVVEEIIKTGIEIPLT from the coding sequence GTGGTTAAAATCCCTGAGTCAGTACAAGATATAATAGAAAGCTATGTACAGAAGATCGGAAAACAGATTCCTATAGAAAAAGCAATACTATTTGGCTCATATGCAAAGGGAAATTATGACGATGAAAGCGATATTGATATTGCTATATTTTCAGACTACTTTGTCAATCTTGAAGGCATAGATGCATTTAAGCTCCTATTCATGCCGACACTTAGTTATGATAAAGATCTACAACCCCTTGCATTCACAATGAATGATTATAAAGGTTCCTTAGGTGTGGTAGAAGAAATAATCAAAACAGGTATCGAAATCCCATTAACTTAA
- a CDS encoding flippase, with protein sequence MDTRLLAKNATALGISSILAKSIAAVLGILVTRYLGPESYGDYSTAYAYVGTFILFAELGISQLMVQEGAKDPAVLPRYFGNTLLLKTLLCVLCYLAMLVFMFPAGYNETVRLMIVFVGVAVCFNAINQSIYNYYQAVQKIYLSASFQFLTTLLIALFTIIVLVAGLGVVSITFAHLFSYIIITILLYLALRKEIKPRTDLPHLAGMVWNGLPFGVHRIFYYLFTQFSILILSLTVSNVEVGIFSAAYKLVLILIFIPSLMTSALYPILYQLGDTDRSQHQNVIEKVFKVLSAVGIAGSMLMFVLAGPLMEWLYDGKFNEAIPIFMIVAWLLALECMSFSLGDILTTTGRQMQRTLVQGLALLLLTVLTYALNPVMGIYGAAYAVIIAEVFIFFAYYYMIRKNVYKIRIWRQLPGTLISSLLMAGTAWLLIGFHPLLSASLAGIVFCLAIAILDKDFRRIGVYILKRVTGGR encoded by the coding sequence ATGGATACTCGCCTCCTTGCCAAAAATGCCACCGCTTTAGGAATTTCCAGCATTCTGGCCAAATCCATCGCCGCTGTCCTGGGTATCCTGGTTACCCGCTATTTAGGCCCGGAATCTTATGGAGATTACTCCACAGCCTATGCTTATGTAGGAACCTTCATCCTCTTTGCCGAGTTGGGCATCAGCCAGCTGATGGTTCAGGAAGGAGCCAAGGATCCTGCTGTTCTGCCCCGGTATTTCGGCAACACCCTTTTGCTGAAGACCCTGCTCTGCGTCTTATGTTATCTGGCCATGCTGGTCTTTATGTTTCCGGCAGGATACAATGAAACTGTAAGACTGATGATCGTCTTTGTAGGAGTTGCCGTTTGCTTTAACGCCATCAATCAATCGATCTATAATTATTATCAGGCTGTGCAAAAAATCTATCTCTCCGCATCCTTTCAATTTCTCACCACCCTGCTGATCGCCCTTTTTACCATCATCGTTCTGGTGGCCGGGTTAGGTGTGGTCTCCATTACCTTTGCCCATCTGTTCAGTTACATCATCATTACCATCCTCCTCTATCTGGCTCTGCGGAAAGAAATCAAACCCCGGACGGATCTTCCCCATCTGGCAGGAATGGTTTGGAATGGGCTGCCTTTTGGGGTGCACCGGATTTTCTATTACCTTTTTACCCAATTCAGTATTCTTATCCTCTCTTTAACCGTCAGCAATGTGGAAGTAGGGATCTTCTCCGCGGCCTATAAACTGGTTCTGATTTTGATCTTTATTCCCAGTCTCATGACCAGTGCTCTCTATCCCATCCTTTACCAATTGGGAGATACGGACCGGAGCCAGCATCAGAATGTAATCGAAAAGGTCTTCAAGGTCCTGTCTGCTGTGGGCATTGCCGGCAGTATGCTGATGTTTGTCCTGGCGGGACCCCTGATGGAATGGTTATATGACGGGAAATTCAATGAAGCCATTCCCATTTTCATGATTGTGGCCTGGCTGCTGGCCTTGGAGTGTATGAGTTTTTCTCTGGGCGACATTCTTACCACCACCGGCCGCCAAATGCAAAGAACCCTGGTTCAGGGGCTGGCTCTGCTGCTGCTTACAGTGCTGACCTATGCTTTAAACCCTGTAATGGGTATTTACGGAGCTGCTTATGCGGTCATTATCGCTGAGGTCTTTATCTTTTTCGCCTATTATTACATGATCAGAAAGAATGTCTATAAGATTCGCATCTGGCGGCAGCTGCCCGGCACATTGATTTCCTCTTTGCTTATGGCGGGAACCGCCTGGCTCTTGATTGGCTTTCATCCTTTGCTCTCCGCTTCCCTGGCCGGGATCGTCTTTTGTCTGGCCATTGCCATCCTGGACAAGGATTTCCGCAGAATCGGTGTATACATTCTAAAACGTGTGACAGGAGGCCGATAA